A DNA window from Acidobacteriota bacterium contains the following coding sequences:
- a CDS encoding DUF4212 domain-containing protein produces the protein MSVNPRITEATRRYWRKNVRVIVVCLLVWAFAGLGCGVLFADALNQFQLGGFPLGFWFAQQGSILVFVLLILAYGLILNRLDAEHHRELEQIRREGDDV, from the coding sequence ATGAGCGTTAACCCACGGATCACGGAAGCGACGCGACGCTACTGGCGTAAGAACGTTCGGGTGATCGTGGTCTGTCTCCTGGTCTGGGCATTCGCCGGTCTCGGCTGCGGCGTCCTGTTCGCCGATGCGCTCAACCAGTTTCAGCTGGGTGGTTTTCCGCTGGGGTTCTGGTTTGCCCAGCAGGGCAGCATCCTGGTCTTCGTCCTGCTGATCCTGGCCTACGGGTTGATCCTCAACCGACTGGACGCCGAGCATCACCGAGAGCTGGAGCAGATCCGTCGCGAGGGCGACGACGTATGA
- a CDS encoding protein-S-isoprenylcysteine O-methyltransferase produces MNLVDQPWNIVFLVGFFLYMGIRYVYQKRTSTEEKVHRQVDGAEKTILPFVLIGGLLIPFLYLLTPLLDRANYRLPDYLPYVGSVVMLIALWLFWRSHADLGANWSISLELRKGHRLVDHGVYRRVRHPMYAAIWLWNIAQVLLLQNWLAGWSALVSFAVLYAVRTPREEQMMCEAFGDEYRTYMKRTGRLFPRLGSRL; encoded by the coding sequence GTGAACCTCGTCGATCAGCCGTGGAACATCGTTTTCCTGGTGGGCTTCTTTCTGTACATGGGAATCCGTTATGTCTACCAGAAGCGGACCAGCACCGAGGAGAAGGTCCACCGGCAAGTTGACGGCGCAGAGAAGACGATCCTGCCGTTCGTCCTGATCGGCGGCCTGTTGATTCCGTTCCTCTATCTGCTGACGCCGCTTCTCGACCGGGCGAACTATCGTCTGCCTGACTATCTGCCCTATGTCGGCAGCGTGGTCATGTTGATCGCGTTGTGGTTGTTTTGGCGTTCCCACGCGGATCTCGGTGCCAATTGGTCCATAAGTCTCGAGCTTCGGAAGGGGCATCGTCTTGTCGATCACGGTGTCTATCGTCGGGTCCGGCACCCGATGTACGCGGCTATCTGGCTCTGGAACATCGCCCAGGTGCTTCTGCTACAGAACTGGCTCGCCGGCTGGTCGGCATTGGTGTCGTTCGCCGTTCTCTACGCCGTTCGGACCCCGCGGGAAGAACAAATGATGTGCGAGGCGTTCGGTGACGAATACCGAACGTACATGAAACGGACGGGACGGTTGTTTCCAAGGTTGGGCTCTCGTCTATAA